The genomic interval TTTCATCCGTTCAGCCACGTAAAACAGCGGACGGCCTTCCTTCAGCAGCAACCAGGCCAGCAGCCCCAGCAGCACCGGGCCCAGCACCACCACCAGAAGACTGGCAAAAAAGAGATCAAAGAGGCGTTTGCGCCAGGTCATATGCGAGTGTCCTTATCGGGATCGGGCGTTGGGCAGCAGGTCCAGCGCGCGCACCTCCGCCACCAGATCAGCGGTTGTGGCAACAGGCAGGCGCGCTGGCAGATCTGCGGCAGGCACGGGCTGTGCCGCCAAAAGCCCGATCAGCCGGGTGACGTCAAGCTGCACCTCGGCAATGGCCTGCGCGGGCGCGGGTCTGCGGGCAAACTCCAGCCCCGCCGCCTGCAACAGATCGCCCATCGCCACCAACCCGGGCTGGGCGATGTTCAGCACCTGCGGCAGATCGGGGCAGCGGATCAGGGTCGCAAGCACATCCGCCAGCGTCCGGGGACCGATATAGCTGCGCCGGGGCGTCTGCCCATCGGCAAATTGATCCAGACAGAATCCCGGCTGCCAGCCGCCCAGGATCGCATCGATGCCGGCAATATTGCCGATCCGGAGCAGGGTGACACCCAGCCCCAGCTCTGCGGCGCGGGCGCGGGCGGCCTGTTCCATCTCGGCCTTGGCCAGGCC from Phaeobacter inhibens DSM 16374 carries:
- a CDS encoding NAD-dependent epimerase/dehydratase family protein, which encodes MRFPPTLRPTLILGASGRIGGILRHQWASAAADLRWQRRARPEGAEAGAQAWHVLDPLADPEALAEAARGAAAILCLAGPVPGGAAGRELSARQLVQHRDLALAALEAAAHVRDAGAGAPRVLLASSAAVYGTASGPLQEDTPLAPVAPYGLAKAEMEQAARARAAELGLGVTLLRIGNIAGIDAILGGWQPGFCLDQFADGQTPRRSYIGPRTLADVLATLIRCPDLPQVLNIAQPGLVAMGDLLQAAGLEFARRPAPAQAIAEVQLDVTRLIGLLAAQPVPAADLPARLPVATTADLVAEVRALDLLPNARSR